The region ACTCTGTTGATGCCCGCTTCCGTGCTCACGTAGGACTGGAACACGCTGTACGGGATGCCCGCGTTGTGACCGCCGAGCAGTTTCGCCGGGCCGGTGACCGTGAAGTCCACCCGGGCCTGGTCGGTCGGTACGCGGCGGCCCGCCGAGTCCACCGCCTCGACGTCGATCATCGCCACGTCGGCGCCGTCGGCCTTCAGACCGTCTGGTGAGACGTGCGCCGTGAGGCGGAGGGCGACGGCGGGGCCCGTCGTCTGTTTCTGGGCGCGGAACAGTTCGGTGCCGGCCGAGTCGTAACCGATCGCGGTGATCGTGCCGGACTGCCAGGCGACGTCGGTGAAGGTGTGCAGGAAGTCGTACTGCGGGGAGGTCGACGTACCGACCGATCTGCCGTTGACCAGCAGGTCCACCCGGGCGACGCCGGCGGCCATGACGTACACCGTCTTCACCGTGCCGGACGGGTAGGTCCAGTGGCCGACGATGTGCAGGTCGGGGGTGGGGCTCTGCATGACGCGGTGGGTGTAGTAGGTCTCCTTGGGGACGCGGACCGAGTCGACGCGGCCGGAGAGGCGGCATGTCTCCCAGTTGTACTGGCGGCCGTGCTGGTTGGAGTCCGCCCAGGTCAGAGCCGCCGCGCCGGAGTAGCGGCTGTTTCCGGGGCCTTGGATGCGCTGGCTCCAGAACTCGTGTCGGGTGCTCGCGGCGACGGTGGCGGCGAAGTCCTCCGAGGTCCAGTGGTAGGTGACGTCCGGGCCGGTGAGGTAGCCGAAGTCCGGTGGGGAGACGTTGTCCCAGACGCGGCGGGGGGCCTCGTCGCGGGTGAACTCGGACTCGATGAGCGGCATGCGGTCGCGGGCGTAGTCGCTGTAGTGGCGGTTGAGCATCGTGCCGATGTACTCGCACTGGTCCACGGCCGCCGTGCCCCCGTAGGCGGAGTTGTCGGAGGTGGCCCGGGAGCCGATCGCGCGCATGCCGCTGGGGTCCCAGGTCTGCTTCAGCGCCCGCATCTGCTGCTGGTGGTCGGCGGTCAGCCAGTTGTTGCCGGACTCCCAGAACATGATGCTGGGACTGTTGCGGAAGTAGATCATCACATCCCGCATGGCCGCGAGACGCTGGTCCCACTGCACGCCGGTGGCGTCGGCCTCCTTGTCCCCGGCGGGCTGGACCGACACCAGTCCGTACCGGTCGGCCATCCGGATGTTCGCGGGCTGCGCGGCGATGTGCATCCAGCGGATCAGGTTGGCGTTGCTCTCCCGGATGAGCCGGCCGTCGTGGTCACGCAGCCATTCGGGCACGGCGTCGCCGAGCACCGCCCATTCGTTGGTGGCGCGCTGCGCGTACCCGGTGAGGAAGATCTGCTTGTCATTGATGTAGACGCCGCCGGTGCTCGCCCCGCCACGGAACTCGGCCTTCCGGAAGCCGGTACGGACCGTGTACGTGTCGACGACCGTCTCCCCCTCCGCGAGCGTCAGTCGCACGGTGTAGAGGGCGGGGTACGACGGTGACCAGAAGGTGAGCCCGCTGATCCGGCTGCCGACCTTGACGACATGACTCGTGCCGGCAGCCAGCGTGACCGTCGAGGCGGGCAGCGATCCCACCGACACGCCCTGTCCGTCGAGGACTTCGGCCGACACCGACAGCGTCCGGGATCGGTTCTCGTCGTTGGTGATCTGCGCTTCCGCGTTGATCGTCGCGGTGTGGCCGGACACGTTGACGGCCGTCGGATAGACGTAGGTGCCCATGGTGCCGAGGTTGCTGTGGAGCGGGAGCGTGAAGTGGGTCCTGGGTACGACGTGCAGGATGACGTTCCTGGTGAGACCGCCGAAGGTGGGGTTGAAGTCCCGGGTGTCCCACTGGAAGGGCATCCCGGTCGCGACCTCGGGCCGCCACTTGGTGTTGTCCGCGCAGATGGCGAGCACGTTGTCGGCGCCGAACAGGACTTCGTCGGTGAGGTCGAACCCGAACGGGGTGACTCCGGCCTCGTAGCTGCCGATCAGGACGCCGTTCAGGTGGACCGTGGCCGCTTGGCGGATGCCCTCCAGTTCCAGGATCACCTTGTGGCCCGCCTGCTCGGCCGGTAACTGAAAGCGCTTGCGGTACCACGTCGGCTGCATCGCCACCGAGGACTCGCCCGAGCTGCCGATCCAGTTGTCGAAGGAGTCCACGTCGTTGTAGGTGTGCGGCACGCTGACCACGGCCCACCCGGAGTCGTCGAACGTGGTCCGTTCGGCGCCGGCGACATTCGACCTGATGAACCGCCAGTCGAGATTCAGGCTGAAAGTCTGCCGCTCGGCTGCCTCGACCTGCGCCTTCGAGGCTGCACCGTCCATCGGCAGGGTTACCGCGCCCATGCCTGCGGCGGCCCCCTGCAGCACACGCCTTCTGCTCACCCCGTCAGGTTCGAAGGGTGTGGGAGCCGCGGAAGCTGTGGAACGGCTGGTGAACTCCATCGTCTACCGACCTTCGAGGCGAGCCCTCACGGACCCCCCTCCCAGACCATTGCCATGAACGCGACAGAAAGCGCCACATCATGCGCCGGGGGGTGGCGGGCGACAAGGTGCGGGACGAAGGTCGTTCGCGTGGGGCGGGCGGGACTGAAGGCGCGAGAGGGCCAGGAGAGACAGACGGAACATGAGGAGCGGCGCTGAAGAAGGCGCCGGAAGGGACTCCGGAAGGGAAGGTCCTGGGGGAAGGTCCCGGCGGCGCGCTAGAAGAGCGCCGGCCCCCGTTCGAAGTCCAGCAGTCGCTGCTTGCGTTCCAGGCCGCCCCCGTATCCGGTGAGGCTGCCGTCGGCGCCGACCACGCGGTGACACGGCACGATGATGCCCACCGGGTTCCTGCCGTTGGCGAGTCCCACGGCGCGGGAGGCCTTCGGGTTGCCGAGGGTGTCGGCGAGTTCACCGTACGAGCGGGTCTCGCCGTACGGGATACGGCACAGCTGCTCCCAGACGCTGCACTGGAAGTCGCTGCCGGAGAGCCGGAGTTCGAGGGTGAACTCCTTCAACTCGCCCTGGAAATAGGCCGTCAGCTGCTCGATCGTCTCCCCGAAGGGAGTGTCCTCGCGTGCGCCGAAGTTCTCCTCGGCCGGGCGGTGACGCTGGTCGACCATGTAGAGGCCGCAGAGGACTCCGTCGTCGGCCACGAGGGTGAGGAGGCCGTACGGGCTGTCGATGACCGTGTGCTGCTTCATTTCTGCTCCTGACGTCCTTAAGTCCTTATACCGGGAGGAAGTTGATCGGGTGACTGTCCGTCGCCCACAGATACTGGACCGCGTACGCCCGCCACGGCCGCCACGCCCCCGCACGTGCGGTCAGCGCGGCCGGTGTCGACGGGAGGCCCAACTCCTGGGCCGCGCGCCGGATTCCGAGGTCCGTGGGGAGAAACGCGTCGGGATCGCCGAGGGCACGCATCGCGATGACATCGACCGTCCAGGGACCGAATCCGGGGAGAGCGAGGAGCCTGGCGCGAGCCTCCGGCCAGTCACTCTCGACGCCCAAGTGAAGGGTGCCGTCGGCGAGTTGCTCGACGAGGGTGGTGAAGGTGGCCCGCCGGGTACGGGGCATGGCCAGTGACTCCGGGTCGAGAGCGGCCAGCGCCCGCGGGGTCGGGAAGAGATGCGTGAGACCGCCCTCCGGGTCGTCGACCGGGTCGCCGTGCGCCGTGACGAGACGGGCCGCGTGAGTGCGGGCGGCGGCCGTGGAGACCTGCTGGCCGAGCACCGCCCGTACGGCGAACTCCGCCTCGTCGACCGTCCGGGGGACGCGTCGGCCCGGGCCCTTCGCGACAAGGGGCGCCAGCACGGGATCCGTACACAACTGCTCGTCGACCGCGACCGGATCGGCGTCCAGGTCGAGCATCCGACGGCAGCGGCTGATCGCGACGGGCAGGTCGCGCAGGTCGCTGAGGGTGAGCCGGCACGCGATGTGATCGGGGGTCGGGGTGAGGGCGGCGATGCCGTGTCCGTACGGGAGCCGCAGGGTCCGGCGGTAGGCGCCGTCCCGCCACTCCTCCACGCCGGGTACGGCGGTCGCGGCAAGGTGGCCGAAGAGGTTGTCGGGGTTCAGCGGGGCACGGAACGGGAGGCGGAGATTTAGCGCGGCCGGCGCGCTGACGGCCGTACTCGTGCCGCTCTGATGCGCTTGGGCGCGCGACTTGGGGAGGCGGTCGCGCAGCTCGCTCGGGGAGAGGGCGAAGACCTCACGGACGGTGTCGTTGAAGGTGCGGATCGAGGAGAAGCCCGCCGCGAAGGCGATCTCCGCCATGGGCAGCGCGGTCGTCTCGACGAGGAGCCGCGCCGTCTGGGCGCGCTGGGCGCGGGCGAGGGCCAGCGGTCCCGCGCCCAGTTCGGCGAGGAGTTGCCGTTCGACCTGGCGGGTGCTGTAGCCGAGACGGGCCGCGAGGCCGGGGACGCCCTCGCGGTCCACGATCCCGTCGCCGATCAGCCGCATCGCACGGGCCACCAGGTCGGCGCGCTGGTTCCACTCCGGCGAGCCGGGACTGGTGTCGGGGCGGCACCGCTTGCAGGCCCGGAAGCCCGCCTGCTGGCAGGCCGCCGCGCTCGGGTAGAAGGTCATGTTCTCGGGCTTGGGCGGCACCACCGGACAGCTGGGTCTGCAGTAGATCCGGGTGGTCAGGACCGCCGTGAAGAACCAGCCGTCGAAGCGCGCGTCCTTGGACCGCACGGCTCGTACGCAGTGCTCGGTGTCGGTGTGCATCGCGTTCCGCATAGGTCCAGCATCGACGATCAGCCGGACCGGGGCTGGCGGAAATCCGACATCAGGGTGGCGTGTCCAGGGACGCTCTGGATCACTTTCCCGCTGAGCCGAGGGTTTGAGTCGAGGGCCGACCGACTCACCGAATCACCGGCCCACCGAATCACTGGCTCACCTGCTCACCTGCTCACCTGCTCACCTGCTCACCTGCTCACCTGCTCACCTGCTCACCTGCTCACCTGCTCACCTGCTCACCTGCTCACCTGCTCACCTGCTCACCTGCTCACCGCATCCTGCCACGCGGCCTCCCTCAGCAGCCGCAGCCCATTGAGCCCGACGAGGACGGTCGAGCCCTCGTGGCCCGCGACCCCGAGCGGGAGCGGCAGCGTGCCGATCAGGTCCCACGCGACGAGGCCCACGATGCACACCCCGGCGATCATCAGGTTCTGCGCCACCAGACGCCGGGCCTGTCGCGCCAGGGCGATCACGGCGGGCACGGTGGCGAGCTCGTCCCGCACGACCACCGCGTCCGCGGTCTCCAGCGCGAGGTCGGAACCCGCCCGGCCCATGGCCACTCCGGTGTGGGCGGCGGCCAGCGCCGGGGCGTCGTTGACACCGTCCCCGACGACCATGACCCTGCGTCCCGACGCCTCCAACTCCCGTACCGCGTCCAGCTTCTGCTGGGGGAGCAGCCCGGCCCGTACGTCCTCGATCCCGACCTCGGCGGCCAGTCGGGCGGCGGCACGCGGATTGTCGCCGGTCAGCAACACGGGTGCCGTACCGGTGAGTTCGGTGAGCGCGACGACAGTGGCGGCGGCCCCGGGACGGGGCCGGTCGGCGAGACCGAGCACTCCGACCGGGACGTTGTCGGCGACGACAAGGATCGCCGTGCGGCCGGACGCCTCAACCTCCTTGACCAGCAAGCCAGTTGCCGAGCCGCCCGTCACCTCTCCCCCGTCCAGCAGTCGTTCCGGCGCGCCCACCGCGACCACGCGCCCGTCCACGACCGCCGTCACGCCCACTCCGGGTGTCGACGCGAAGCCCTCCGCCACGGACAGTGCGAGCCCGCGCTCCCGCGCCGCATCGACCACGGCCCGGCCCAGCGGGTGCTCGCTCGACTGCTCGGCCGCCGCCGCGAGCGTCAGCAGTCCGTCCTCGTCCAGTCCCCCGGCCCGGGCAGGGACCAAGCCCACCGCCAGGCTCAGGGGCACGCTCAGTTCCGATCCGGGGAGCGGTCGTACGTCCGTCACCCTCGGCGTCCCCTCGGTGAGCGTGCCGGTCTTGTCCAGGGCCACGGTGTCGACCTGTGCCAGGCGTTCCATCACCACCGCCGACTTGACCAGGACGCCGTGTCGGCCGGCGTTGGCGATGGCCGAGAGCAGCGGCGGCATGGTGGCGAGTACGACCGCGCACGGCGAGGCCACGATCATGAAGGTCATGGCGCGCAGCAGGGCGTCGGTGAGGTCGGTGCCGAAGGCGAGGGGTACGGCGAACACGGCGAGGGTGGCGGCGACCATGCCCAGCGAGTATCGCTGCTCGACCTTCTCGATGAACAGCTGGGTCGGCGCCTTGGTCTCGGACGCCTCCTCGACCATGCGTACGATCCTGGCGATCACCGAGTCGGCGGCGTCCCGTTCGACCCGTACACGCAGCGCGCCGGTGCCGTTGAGGGTGCCGGCGAAAACCTCGTCCCCCGCTTCCTTCGGGGCGGGCAGCGGTTCGCCGGTGATGGTCGCCTGGTCGACCTCGCTCACGCCGTCCAGTACGCGGCCGTCGGCTCCGACGCGTTCTCCGGGGCGTACGAGGATGGTGTCGCCGACGGTCAACTCCGCGACGGGGACGGTCAGTTCACCGCCCTCCGTGTCCTGCCGGGTGGCCGTGGCGGGGGCCAGGTCGAGGAGGCCGCGGACGGAGTCGGCGGTGCGGGCGGTGGCCAGGGCCTCCAGGGCGCCGGAGGTCGCGAAGATGACGATCAGCAGGGCGCCGTCCATGACCTGGCCGATCGCGGCGGCTCCCAGGGCGGCGACGATCATCAGCAGGTCGACGTCGAGGGTCCGCTCCCGCAGCGCCTTCAGGCCTTCCCAGCCGGGCTCCCAGCCGCCGGTGGCATAGGCCAGTGCGTAGAGCGTGCCCCAGATCCACGTCGGCGCCCCGGCCAACTGCAGGGGCAGCGCGAGCAGGAACAGAGCGGTGGCCGCGGCGGCCCATCGGGCTTCGGGGAGCGCCAGGACACGGGTACGGCGGCGGGGCGCGGTTGGCGTGGGGGCCGACGGGACGACCGGAACCGGGGTGAGGGTGACAGACACCCGAGCCACCATACAGGAACACATGAACACTCATTCATTCGTTCATATGCGATGGGTAGGATACGGCCATGGGTCATGGAGCCGTCGTCACCGCGCAGGACGCCACCGAGCGCGTACGCCTCGACGCGGACAATGTCGCGAAGGTGGCCACCACCCTCCAGGCCCTGTCCACGCCCTCCCGCCTGCTGATCCTGGCCCGGCTGCGCGAAGGCCCACTCCCCGCCACGGAGTTGGCGGCCGAGGTGGGCATGGAGCAGTCCGCGTGTTCGCACCAACTTCGGCTGCTGCGCAACCTGGGCCTGGTCGTCGGCGAGCGCCGCGGGCGTTCGGTGGTGTACACGCTGCACGACCACCATGTCGCCGAGCTTCTCGACCAGGCGGTCTACCACGTGGAGCACCTACGGCTCGGCCTGAGCGACACGGACGCCGACAGCGAGACAGGCATCGCGGGCTGACGCGGCCGAGTCGGCTGACTCAAGGGAATTCCGCCGAGGCAGCCGCCGGATGCTGAATTGCCAAATTGCGCAATTGCCTAGATGCTTTACCGGCTGTGCACCCAGACGGCAGACAGCGACAGCTACGCCCATTCACAGACAGTCATGCGGAAACGAGGGGCCGGACGTGTCCGTTTCGCTGTACCAGGCCGACGCGGAGTGAGCGGCTCCGTCATGCGTCGAGCAGCCCACGCCTGGGGTCCGGTGCGATCCCTGCTGCCCGTCCGCGCCGATGTCGAGGCGATGACCCGTGATCCGCGTCGCGATCTCCTCGCCGGGTTGACCGTGGCGATCGTGGCACTCCCCCTCGCGCTCGGCTTCGGAGTCTCCTCCGGCCTCGGTGCGGCGGCGGGGCTGGCGACCGCGGTGGTCGCGGGCGCGCTGGCCGCCATGTTCGGCGGATCGAACCTGCAGGTGTCGGGGCCGACCGGGGCGATGACCGTCGTCCTCGTCCCGATAGTCGCCCAGTACGGGCCGGGCGGTGTACTGACCGTCGGACTCCTGGCCGGGCTGCTGCTGATCGGGCTCGCTCTGGCCCGGGCGGGCAAGTACATGCGGTACGTGCCCGCCCCTGTCGTCGAGGGCTTCACACTCGGCATCGCCTGCGTGATCGGGCTGCAGCAGCTGCCGAACGCCCTGGGGGTGGCGCGGCCCGAGGGCGACAAGGTCCTCGCGGTCGCCTGGCGCGCCGTCGAGGCGTTCGTCCGCCATCCCAACTGGACGGCGTTCGCACTGGCCGTGGGTGTCGCGCTGGTCATGCTGCTCGGTGCGCGGTGGCGGCCGACCGTTCCGTTCTCGATCGTCGCGGTGATCGTCGCCACCGTGCTGGCACAGGTCCTCGGCCTGGACGCGGCGACGCCGATCGGAGATCTGCCCGCAGGCCTGCCCGCGCCCTCGCTGGCGTTCCTCGACCTGTCGGCGCTGTCCTCGCTGCTCGCCCCGGCTGTGGCCGTGGCCGCGCTGGCCGCGCTCGAGTCGCTGCTGTCGGCGACCGTCGCGGACGGCATGACGGTCGGTCAGCAGCACGATCCGGACCGGGAGCTGTTCGGGCAGGGCATCGCCAATCTCGCCGCCCCGCTGTTCGGCGGTGTCCCGGCCACGGCCGCGATCGCACGGACCGCTGTGAACGTCCGTACGGGCGCCGGTTCCCGCCTCGCCGCGCTCACCCATGCCCTGGTCCTCGCGGTGATCGTCTTCGCGGCGGCGCCGCTGGTCTCGAAGATCCCGCTCGCCGCGCTGGCGGGCGTCCTGCTGGCCACCGCGATCCGTATGGTCGAGGTCGGCTCACTGCGGGCGATGGCCAGGGCGACCCGTTCCGACGCGCTGATCCTGGTCCTGACCGCCTTCGCCACCCTCGCCCTCGACCTGGTGTACGCGGTGATCATCGGCCTGGTCGTCGCGGGCGCCCTCGCGCTCCGGGCCGTGGCCCAGCAGGCCCGCCTCGACGAGGTTCCGCTGGACCGGGGCGACCACAGTGCCGAGGAGCACGCCCTGCTCGCGGAGCACATCGTCGCCTACCGCATCGACGGGCCGCTGTTCTTCGCCGCCGCCCACCGTTTCCTGCTGGAGCTGACCGACGTGGCGGACGTACGGGTCCTGATCCTGCGAATGTCCCGGGTGTCGACCATGGACGCGACCGGTGCGCTGATGCTGAAGGACGCGGTCCAGAAGCTGAACCGGCGCGGCATCGTCGTCATGTTCTCCGGCATCCGTCCCGGCCAGCGCCAAGTCCTCGACTCCGTCGGCCTGTTGGACCTGCTACGACAGACGGGCCGTGAGTACGGCACCACCCCCGAGGCGATCCAGGGGGCGCGCGCTCACCTGGAGTCCACCGGAGTCCTGTCCGCCGTACCGGCGCCGAGGAGCAGGCCGGGCACCACGGTCAGGGCGGCCAGGAGCACACGCACGGCCGAGTCCACCGACAACAGCACCGACAACAGCACGGAGAACAGCGGGGAGGCGGCCCGATGAGGGCGGCACGGCCGGGATTCGTGCGGATCGGCATCCACGGCACGATTCTGTCCTGCGGGCGTCGCGGGCGAGGATGAGCACCATGGTGTTCATGAATGCGTGGGTGCGATGCGCCGAGGATCGGCCGGTGCCAGTGCGGTCCTACCGCTGTCCCGGGGAGGCGACGGCACGATGAGCACGCCGCTCTACCAACTCAAGGCCGAGTTCTTCAAGACCCTCGGGCATCCGGCCCGTATCCGCGTCCTGGAGCTGCTGAGCGAACGTGAGCACGCGGTCGCGGAGATGCTGCCCGAGGTGGGCATCGAGCCCGCGCATCTCTCGCAGCAGCTGGCGGTGTTACGACGGGCCAACCTGGTCGTCACCCGCAAGGAGGGCTCGACCGTGTACTACTCGCTGACCAGCCCGTATGTGGCCGAACTGCTCCGGGTCGCGCGGGTCATCCTGTCCGGCGTGCTGACCGGACAGGCGGAACTGCTGGCCGACCTGCGGGCAGCCCAGGGGGAGACCCGAGGAACGGCGAAGCCACCGTCCTGACGGCCCGGCAGCCCGAGAGACCGAGAGCCCCTGACCTGGCCCGCATCGGCCTGCCCGTCGCCGAGTTCGGCGACCCGCACCCGCGCCGGCTGGTCGGACCGAACCCCGGCCGTCAGTTGGGGACCTGCCCGGCGAACGCCTCGTACGCCTGATCGTCGAAGAGGACGAACCGCACCTCCTCGACCGAGGTCTCCGTGGCCCGTACGGTCTCCACCGCGATACGAGCGGCGTCGTCCATCGGCCAGCCGTAGATGCCGGCGGAGACCGCCGGGAACGCCACCGTGCGGGCGCCGAGTTCGTCGGCCACCCGCAGCGATTCCCGGTAGCACGAGGCCAGCAGCGCCGAACGGTCCTCCTCGGGGAGGAATCGGGGTCCCACCGTGTGGATCACCCAGCGTGCGTCCAGTGCGCCGGCGGTCGTGGCGACCGCTCGACCGACGGACAGGCCCTTGCCGTAGTGCCCGGCGCGCAGGGCTCGGCAGGCCGCGAGGATCTCGGGGCCGCCTCTGCGGTGGATCGCTCCGTCGACGCCTCCCCCACCCAGGAGTGACGAGTTCGCCGCGTTGACGATCGCGTCGGCACTCTGTCGGGTGATGTCGCCCTTGACAAGCGTGATCGCGGTCATGGCTTTCCTCAACCTTCTCTCAGCCTTTTCCAGACGGCCTTCGCCGCGTTGTGCCCCGACATGCCGTGGACGCCGGGACCCGGTGGGGTGGCCGAGGAGCAGATGAAGATGGCCGGGTGCGGGGTGGCGTACGGGAACAGGGAGAGCTTGGGTCGCAGCATGAGCTGGAGGCCGTCGGCCGCGCCGGAACCGATGTCGCCGCCGACGTAGTTGGCGTTGCGGGCCGCGAGTTGGGGCGGGCCTGCGGTGGCCCGGGCGAGGACCCGGTCGCGGAACCCGGGGGCGAACCGCTCCAGTTGGCGCTCGATGGCGTCGGTGAGGTCGCCCGTCCAGCCGTTCGGGACGTGTCCGTAGGCCCAGAAGACCTGCTTGCCCCCGGGGGCCCGGGAGGGGTCGACGACGCTCGGCTGGACGGTGATCAGGAAGGGGGTGTCGGGGGCCCGGTTCTCGCGGGAGGCGGCGCGCAGGGCGGTGTCGATCTCGGCCCTGTCGGCGGCGACCTGGACGGTGGTCGCCCTGCGGGCCTCGCTCGCCGTCCAGGGCACGGGGCCGTCCAGCGCATAGTCGATCTTGAAGACGCCCGCGCCGTAGCGGAAGCGCTCGTAGTACCCCCCGAAGCCCGCGATACGGGCCAGAGCGGTGGGTGAGGTGTCGAAGACGTACGCACGCGCGGGTGGAAGGTCGTCCAGCCGCTTGACCTCGTAGTCGGTGTGGACGGTGCCGCCGAGGTCCACCAGATACGCGGCGAGCGCGTCGGAGATCGCCTGCGAACCGCCGCGGGCGACCGGCCAGCCGCGGGCGTGTGCCGCCAGGGCGAAGACCAGGCCCACGGCGCCGGTGGCTACCCCGCCGAGCGGAGCCATGACATGTCCGACGAGGCCTGCGAACAGGGCTTTCGCCCGCTCGTCGCGGAAGCGGCGCATCAGCCAGGTCGACGGTGGCAGACCGGCCAGACCGAAGCGGGCGAGGGTGACCGGGTCGCGGGGCAGGGAGGTCAGCGGCAGGGACATGAAGTCGTGGGCCAGCGTGTCCCACCTGCTGAGGAACGGCTCGACCAGCCTGCGGTACGCGCCCGCGTCGCGCGGTCCGAAGGAGGCGGCCGTCTCGGCCACGGAACGGGCCAGCACCGCGGCCGTGCCGTCCGGGAACGGGTGCGCCATGGGCAGGTCGGCGTGCAGCCACTCCAGCCCGTACCTGGCCAGCGGCATCGCCCTGAACGCCGGGGAGTTGACGCCGAGGGGGTGCGCGGCGGAGCACGGGTCGTGCCGGAAGCCCGGCAACGTCA is a window of Streptomyces sp. B21-083 DNA encoding:
- a CDS encoding phytoene desaturase family protein, whose translation is MLDAVVVGAGPNGLTAAVELARRGFSVAVFEARDTVGGGARTEELTLPGFRHDPCSAAHPLGVNSPAFRAMPLARYGLEWLHADLPMAHPFPDGTAAVLARSVAETAASFGPRDAGAYRRLVEPFLSRWDTLAHDFMSLPLTSLPRDPVTLARFGLAGLPPSTWLMRRFRDERAKALFAGLVGHVMAPLGGVATGAVGLVFALAAHARGWPVARGGSQAISDALAAYLVDLGGTVHTDYEVKRLDDLPPARAYVFDTSPTALARIAGFGGYYERFRYGAGVFKIDYALDGPVPWTASEARRATTVQVAADRAEIDTALRAASRENRAPDTPFLITVQPSVVDPSRAPGGKQVFWAYGHVPNGWTGDLTDAIERQLERFAPGFRDRVLARATAGPPQLAARNANYVGGDIGSGAADGLQLMLRPKLSLFPYATPHPAIFICSSATPPGPGVHGMSGHNAAKAVWKRLREG